In Desulfuromonas thiophila, a single window of DNA contains:
- a CDS encoding MerR family transcriptional regulator, producing the protein MQLGIQQLSDAVGIGVDTLRVWERRYGLPCPTRDGRGRRQYDATQVELLRQVRQLQLAGWRPQRIFALNASERADQLRQLQPDTAVEASADWLSLPVAQLQTQLRAQLNQLGIEAFVVRSALPLLAQMDAGWCSGRLTIAQEHLLSDTLSAVLQDWMAGQTPSAAPDLAPARCLFATLNGERHRLALLLAAALLRSRGLNGLLLQEPLPVSEVAPLVASLELSAVALSFSSHYSARQALADLQLLRRQLPTRVRLIAGGQALASVARLPGVLLCHDLRQCAPLYRRLGLETAPVMIP; encoded by the coding sequence GTGCAGCTTGGTATTCAGCAGCTCAGTGACGCGGTTGGTATTGGTGTGGATACGCTGCGGGTATGGGAACGGCGCTACGGTCTGCCCTGCCCGACGCGCGATGGGCGGGGGCGGCGCCAGTACGATGCCACGCAGGTCGAGCTGTTGCGGCAGGTTCGACAACTGCAGTTGGCTGGCTGGCGGCCACAGCGCATCTTTGCCCTGAACGCCAGCGAGCGGGCCGACCAGCTGCGCCAGCTGCAGCCGGATACGGCGGTGGAGGCCTCGGCGGACTGGCTGAGCCTGCCCGTGGCGCAGCTGCAGACGCAGTTGAGGGCGCAGCTGAATCAGTTGGGCATTGAGGCGTTTGTTGTGCGCAGCGCTCTGCCGCTGTTGGCCCAGATGGATGCTGGCTGGTGCAGTGGCCGTCTCACCATTGCCCAGGAACATCTGCTGTCGGATACCCTCAGTGCGGTGCTGCAGGACTGGATGGCCGGCCAGACGCCCTCAGCGGCGCCGGATCTGGCGCCCGCCCGTTGTCTGTTCGCCACCCTCAACGGGGAGCGTCACCGGCTGGCACTGTTACTGGCGGCGGCGTTGTTGCGGTCCCGCGGGCTGAACGGCCTGCTATTGCAGGAGCCGCTGCCGGTGAGCGAGGTTGCGCCCCTGGTGGCTTCGCTGGAGCTTTCGGCCGTGGCGCTGTCGTTCAGCAGTCATTACAGCGCTCGTCAGGCGCTGGCCGATCTGCAACTGCTGCGGCGTCAGTTGCCGACGCGGGTTCGACTGATCGCCGGCGGGCAGGCCTTGGCCTCTGTCGCGCGCCTGCCCGGTGTGCTGCTGTGCCACGACCTGCGCCAGTGCGCTCCCCTGTATCGTCGGCTGGGGCTGGAAACGGCTCCCGTTATGATCCCCTGA
- the greB gene encoding transcription elongation factor GreB, which yields MTQQVSTALYMTPACAEALRAELQDLLYTQRPAMARTAQWAAGNGDRSENADYQYAKRALRRFDGRIRFLSKRLEQAQVIDPLQQAQRAQGRVLFGATVTVEEDGEERQFCIVGVDETDPARGLISYQAPLGRALLGKRVGDLVLVRTPGGERELEIIALEYGAIDSRPHPVAPAGAEAEDEVGAADAGTDTEVMAE from the coding sequence ATGACGCAGCAGGTTTCGACGGCGCTGTATATGACGCCGGCCTGTGCCGAGGCGTTGCGGGCCGAATTGCAGGATTTGCTGTATACGCAGCGGCCGGCCATGGCGCGCACGGCCCAATGGGCTGCCGGCAATGGTGATCGCAGCGAAAATGCCGACTACCAGTATGCCAAGCGCGCCCTGCGCCGCTTTGACGGCCGCATCCGCTTTCTGTCCAAACGGCTGGAACAGGCGCAGGTGATCGATCCGCTGCAGCAGGCGCAGCGAGCTCAGGGACGTGTGCTGTTTGGTGCCACCGTGACGGTGGAGGAGGATGGCGAAGAGCGGCAGTTTTGTATCGTCGGTGTGGATGAAACCGATCCGGCGCGCGGATTGATCAGCTACCAGGCGCCCCTTGGCCGTGCCCTGCTGGGCAAGCGGGTAGGTGATCTGGTGCTGGTGCGTACCCCAGGTGGTGAGCGGGAACTGGAAATCATAGCGCTCGAATATGGCGCGATCGATAGTCGGCCGCATCCCGTGGCGCCGGCCGGCGCGGAGGCTGAGGATGAGGTTGGTGCTGCCGACGCTGGCACTGACACCGAGGTGATGGCGGAGTGA
- a CDS encoding RtcB family protein, translating into MRPLATRTPYHIFASNVEEAALRQFESALQQPFTLRGALMPDAHSGYALPIGAVVATAGVVVPAWVGYDIGCGLCALPTSFSRTAVQQVAGALFKALYQSIPVGFAHNRADTPWPAAASLPASPFLRQLFGQGGLRQLGSLGSGNHFIEIGHDENDRVWIIVHSGSRALGHAVASHYMRLASPDGKPREGHFGFNVSQRNGRNYLQDLAFCLAFALENRRELARRVETVISRHCHGAGDWSRLINRNHNHAEYAHNLWIHRKGATQAEAGMAGVIPGNMRDGSFIVRGKGHPAALWSSAHGAGRALGRQQARRTLSLADFTTSMQGVVARIEAATLDEAPAAYKDIHQVMAQQHDLVEIVAWVRPILNIKG; encoded by the coding sequence ATGCGCCCTCTTGCCACCCGCACGCCGTACCACATTTTTGCCAGCAACGTCGAGGAGGCAGCTTTGCGGCAGTTCGAAAGCGCCCTGCAGCAGCCCTTCACGCTGCGCGGTGCCCTGATGCCCGACGCCCACAGTGGTTATGCTCTACCCATTGGCGCCGTGGTCGCCACCGCCGGCGTGGTGGTGCCCGCCTGGGTCGGTTATGACATCGGCTGCGGCCTGTGCGCCCTGCCCACCAGTTTCAGCCGGACAGCGGTACAGCAGGTCGCCGGCGCTCTGTTCAAGGCCCTCTACCAGAGCATCCCGGTCGGTTTCGCCCACAACCGCGCTGACACGCCCTGGCCCGCCGCCGCCAGCCTGCCAGCCAGCCCTTTCCTGCGCCAGCTGTTCGGCCAGGGTGGTCTGCGCCAGCTGGGTTCACTCGGCAGCGGTAACCACTTCATCGAAATCGGTCATGACGAAAACGACCGGGTCTGGATCATCGTCCATTCCGGTTCGCGCGCCCTCGGTCACGCCGTCGCCAGCCATTACATGCGCCTGGCCAGCCCCGACGGCAAACCGCGCGAGGGGCATTTCGGCTTCAACGTCAGCCAGCGTAACGGCCGTAACTACCTGCAGGATCTGGCCTTTTGCCTGGCGTTCGCGCTGGAAAACCGCCGTGAGCTGGCTCGCCGGGTCGAAACGGTCATCAGCCGTCACTGTCATGGCGCCGGCGACTGGTCGCGCCTGATCAATCGCAACCACAACCATGCCGAATACGCCCACAACCTGTGGATTCATCGCAAAGGCGCCACCCAGGCCGAGGCCGGCATGGCCGGGGTGATTCCCGGCAACATGCGCGACGGCAGCTTCATCGTGCGCGGCAAGGGTCATCCGGCCGCCCTCTGGTCCAGCGCCCACGGCGCCGGCCGCGCCCTCGGCCGGCAGCAGGCCCGCCGCACCCTGTCACTGGCGGATTTCACCACCAGCATGCAGGGCGTGGTCGCCCGGATAGAAGCCGCCACCCTCGACGAGGCCCCCGCCGCCTACAAGGACATTCACCAGGTTATGGCGCAGCAGCACGACCTGGTGGAAATCGTCGCCTGGGTGCGGCCCATTCTCAATATCAAGGGCTAG
- a CDS encoding SH3 domain-containing C40 family peptidase — protein sequence MPPLLALLLVLLLAGCQARLAGLEPRDVRELPQRPSAYLPAATADQPLLTPDQQQERLAQFRARYFAAWQWQAGEQPGLQDEGLFWALDWLQRGTAYGENLRPLAAERCAQLVARTAVADYPSLWRPAISVARCEVRALPTARPLLGDPAQAGSGFPFDLLQHGVLPPATPLRVTHQSPDGSWLLVETALLQGWVPAQQVAWVDEELMAWLVAAPLAVILRDEQSLHDGQGRYRGQVGLATLLPLAPEPEMLLLPLADALGWARLVPVRRPAAAQDFPLPLTAARLAALADSLMGQPYGWGELYGNRDCSALVRDLFVPFGLWLPRNSAAQARAGQVVELKHLDPAQREQALLQHGQPFVTLVHLPGHILLYLGAHQGRAALLHNLWGLRTRDLWGREGRWRVGRSLISSLQPGLEQDGLLLRIGDLRQRVERLTLLLVPPSP from the coding sequence GTGCCGCCGTTGTTGGCTCTGCTTCTGGTCCTGTTGCTGGCTGGTTGCCAAGCGCGACTGGCTGGTCTGGAGCCGCGCGATGTGCGGGAATTGCCGCAGCGGCCGTCAGCTTATCTGCCAGCGGCGACGGCGGATCAGCCGTTGCTGACGCCGGATCAGCAGCAGGAACGCCTGGCGCAGTTCCGCGCCCGTTATTTTGCCGCCTGGCAATGGCAGGCCGGAGAACAACCCGGCCTGCAGGATGAGGGTCTGTTCTGGGCGCTGGACTGGCTGCAGCGGGGAACGGCCTATGGCGAGAATCTGCGACCGTTGGCGGCCGAGCGCTGTGCCCAGTTGGTGGCACGGACGGCGGTGGCGGATTATCCGAGTTTGTGGCGGCCGGCCATCAGTGTGGCGCGCTGCGAGGTGCGTGCCCTGCCGACGGCGCGGCCGCTGTTGGGCGATCCGGCCCAGGCTGGCAGCGGTTTCCCCTTTGATCTGCTGCAGCATGGCGTGCTGCCGCCGGCCACGCCGCTGCGGGTGACGCATCAGTCGCCCGATGGCAGCTGGCTGCTGGTGGAGACGGCGCTGTTGCAGGGCTGGGTGCCGGCGCAGCAGGTGGCCTGGGTGGATGAAGAGCTGATGGCGTGGCTGGTGGCGGCGCCGTTGGCGGTGATTCTGCGCGATGAACAGAGCCTGCATGACGGGCAGGGGCGTTATCGCGGCCAGGTGGGGCTGGCAACGTTGCTGCCGCTGGCGCCAGAGCCGGAGATGTTGTTGCTGCCGTTGGCGGATGCCCTGGGCTGGGCACGGCTGGTGCCGGTGCGGCGACCGGCAGCGGCACAGGATTTTCCCCTGCCGCTGACCGCGGCGCGGCTGGCGGCGCTGGCCGATAGCCTGATGGGCCAGCCCTACGGCTGGGGCGAGCTGTATGGCAACCGCGATTGCAGCGCCCTGGTGCGCGATCTGTTCGTGCCCTTCGGTTTGTGGTTGCCGCGCAATTCAGCGGCCCAGGCCCGCGCCGGCCAGGTTGTGGAGCTGAAGCATCTTGACCCGGCGCAGCGCGAACAGGCCTTACTGCAGCACGGCCAGCCCTTTGTTACCCTGGTTCATCTGCCGGGGCACATTCTGCTGTATCTGGGAGCGCACCAGGGCCGCGCGGCGCTGCTGCACAATCTGTGGGGGCTGCGTACCCGCGATCTGTGGGGCCGGGAAGGGCGTTGGCGGGTCGGTCGTTCCCTCATCAGCAGCTTGCAGCCGGGGCTGGAACAGGATGGCCTGTTGTTGCGCATCGGTGATCTGCGCCAGCGGGTCGAGCGCCTGACGCTGTTGCTGGTGCCGCCTAGCCCTTGA